AGAAAAGATTTACAGAAATAAAGAGGTGAATTCCCAGAATGAAAATATACAGGGGATCCATAATGTCCtatagcaagagaaggaaaaacccATTTTAGATACAATATTTACAAATTGTAAATTTAGAtacaaatttaaatgtaaatttacataaaaatttagaTACAAATTTCGAAGATCAAAGGCAATGAGAAAATTCTAAGattccagagagagagactgataaCAGATTTTCTAACTACAACACTGGATGCAATAAGACATTTGGATGatattcttgaaaatattaaagagaaaaaatcctTGGCGGGGTGGGGCCGCAGGCACTCCCTGGAGCCCGAGGCCACCACACCTGAGCCCAGCGAGAACACCAAGGGCAGggctctttttaattttattctagcCCTTTACTCCCAGGAATTTTAGATGTTGAAAACATTCCCTATGCGTAGGATTCGATATTGTGTGGTTCATTAGACTTTGTTGTGGCTGGCCTTGGACATTTTTTGTTAACTAGCGGAATGAGATCATGTGATATTGGAGTCAGAGGATTTATCTTGGTGACTTGAAGATGCTGGTTCCACTGTGGGTATAATTATGCAAAGCTAAGATGCCAGGAAAGAATTGccagaaaaggaattaaaaatcagattttacaTGAAAGCACCCACCTTGatcctgaaagaaaacaaaccaagggCAACAGCGGCAATTGAACAGGCGTCAAGCACAGAAAACCCAAATACCACTCAGTGTGTGTTAGttgtagaaaagaaagaaagaaggaaagaaagaaggaaggaaagaaagaaagaaagaaagaaagaaagaaagaaggaaggaaggaaagaaggaaggaagataaaacatttaaacttagaatttatttatttattaaatattttatgtatctatttgagagagagggagattagggggaggagcagagggggagggaatgagaatctcaagcaggctccgtgctgagtgtgggcACGATgcaggcagggctcaatcccaggactgtgagatcatgacctgagctgaaaagcaagaattggacacttaaccgactgagccacccaggagtccctaaacATAGAAATTAATACATAACTAAACATTATTCAAAAGTGACGCTATAACAGAAATATTCTCAAGTATACAAAGCTTCAGAAGATTTGCTACAAAATACTCAACACATTTTTGGAAGAAGTATtccaataagagaaaaaaatgtcaggagGTGCCAAAAAGGAGGAGAAGTAAAGTTGATCAAACACCTTGGTGAAGAAGAGAGGAAGTATATGAATAATTTGAAAGCACGCCAAAGTTCTTACCTGGTTAGAGGGAAGATCGGTAACATATagacaacacttttttttttttaagacgatgaaggaaaggaaacttaaaaaacagaaatattgaaataaataaaatattagaaacaagTTCAAATATGTCAATAATCACAATAAGTAGAGCTGGGATGGGGCAAAGATAGTGCTGTGTGCTCACCAGACCACTACATCTTCCTGAACACACacctaaaatacatttttccggCCCTGTTGTACTCAGGCAGCATCATTGTTTAATTCCTGTGGATGGAATGTGGGTAGAAATGGCATGTGGTTTCTGGTCCAAAGCTGTAAGATCTTCTTAAGAACCTTCCGCAGGCTCTCTCTTGTCTGCAAGGCTGGTAGCATAGTTCTTTTCAGTTGCAGTGGTGCTCACTTAGGGAGTGTGCTACTAACCCAGGTCTCCTGGTCCTACCCTTGAAAAGGCTACTTTAACTCAGGTCAGGATGGAACcgaggaatctgtatttttttaaattaaattaattaattaattttttaagaaagggagagaagtgggaggggcagagggagagagagagaatctccagcaggctctgcactcagcatgacTCAAggcttgatctcgtgaccctgcgatcatgactggagccaaaatcaggtcagatgcttaaccgactgagccacccaggtgccccaggaatctgtatttttaacaaactccccaggtgattcttctGTGTAGCCAGGTTTAAAACCATCAATTCAGATGATGTCCTACTTCCCTTCCAAGctgaaaatcatttatttcatgaTCTTTCAGAAATTGTTTTCAGATATTTGGTTAGATTTTCCTTATCTGGAGAGATGGttagctttatatatatttttcatattggaCCAAATTCTGCCCATGCCTCCCATTGGCTGAGCCCAACCAGAAGCCGGAGGGAAAGGAGATGCTGTCCACATGGGTTAGCCTGCAAGGAGCATGGAGAAGGGTGCCCAGGGGGCCTGGAGGGACAAATAGATATTATCCAGCACCCTCTGCCCTCCTTAGAACAGTCCGCTAAGGCTCCTTACAGTTCTTCCTTATTCTAAACATCTCTGacaattacacatttttttctcacacaatgaaataaagtaatattttccaaagtgatttaaAGGTTTAAAGGATTTTAATTCTACTGTGTATCCACGATCtcctttttaaagtttctcagtacagtttatattattttttggcTCCAAATTTGTCTGTAGAAACTTACAGGGAGACTGGGATTCTCTCCACCACAGATCAAAATAGAGGCTTTGTTTGAGCTTAGTTGTGTGGTTCTCTGatggccttttctctcccttcaggGGAACTCTTCTTGGAGTTTGTAGTAATGGTTGATTTAAGCCCCTGACACCTCCCACACGGAAACCTCCTTTTGACTCTCCTGTGGGACCAGGCCTCCCTGGTGCAATGAGGGCCCAGGGCATCCTAACACCGTCTACCTAGGCTCCTTACTACTTTACCCGGCAACAGCTACGTAAACTCAGAGAATGTCTCTGATTGGCTGAATACAGCAGGGGTCTTCCCCCATCCCAGAGTcggtttccttcctctttcctttaccTTCAAAGGCGGGCGGCCCCACACCCAGAATTACTCGGTTAAAGCACCAGGGCAATGGTCCTCAGTGGGGGGCTAGTCCTGGGACTCCACACCTTGATGAGCCTCCTGAGCCCCCACGAAACTGGGGCCATCAAGGGTGAGTGCGGAGGGGGATTGGGTGAGGAGAGATTTAGGGTTACACGAGAGACAGTAGAGAACATAGATTGTTCTTCTCTGCTTCATGGGCAACTTCCTTTACTAAGAGAGCCCCATTCTCTCTCACGTCTATCACGTCCATTGCGGACCTAAAATATACAAGTGCAGCCTTGGCCAGCCATGCCGGCTACAGATTCAAACTCTTTCAGGTTCAGGTGCCTCCTCAACTCATTCCTTCTTTCTGAGACCCAAACCTCCATCCTCCTGCTGCCCAGCACAGTGAtttctctgccacttcctggcttgGAGTGTGCCCATTCAAGTCCAGTTTTATTGCGGTATTTACCACCATGTGGATAGTTAACTGTTCATCTGTCTTTAGCCTGCTCTAGACATGAGCTTCTTGTGTGAGGGATCTAGAACGGGTTTATCTGTATTTCCCTGGGGCCTGGCATGGTGCTGGGCACATAGTAGTCCCTTAATGGCTGTTGAACTTATAATTTCATAGAATTCGAAAGGTCACTTACCAATTAAAGTCTAACCcaaatttccaaaaaaatgagCCTCAGTTATGAAAAGAGACACATTTGATCATAATCTGAGGTGAAAGAATTGGGGCATAAACTTGACTTGAACTTTGGGCTCCTTTTCCAGTGCTCTCTGCCATACCTCAGGCTGCCTTTCCTATCTGCTTGGTCTCTGTCACAGATCTTAATGCTTACTTCTGTCAGCCGTCACCTATCCTCCCCTCGTGCCCACCTACACTGTGTCTCTGTGCCCCAGGTTCCACTTATGCTCCCGTCCTTAATCATcttcccccatcccagcccctcATACCACTCATCTCACACACAGGACCTCAGAGCACAGCTAGAGCTGATGATCATGGCTACCACTTAACTTTGGGGATCCCAAGCATGATTTTAGGCAGCCTCTCTTCTTCCTGACCTGGTATACCAGATTGCACTCATGTCTCTGTTCCTGCCAGTGTAGGGCCTGTGCCTgtttccctctgtcctctcccttctACCCCCCAGCAACCCTTCCACTGTCCAAGGACCAGCTCAACAAGTCAACTCTGTCCCCACGGAGAACCCAGGATGGGGCATAGGCTCAGAGATTCAACATATCACATGCTTTCGATGAGattgatacattttcttttctgtctctgatcCTGAACTCACCCAATACAGCTGATCACATGGGCTCCTATGGACCAGCCTTCTACCAATCCTATGGTGCCTCGGGTCAGTTTGCCCATGAATTTGATGGGGAACAGCTGTTCTCTGTGGAACTGAAGAAGAGGGAGGCCGTGTGGCGTTTGCCTGAGTTTGGCAACTTGGCCCACTTCGACCCACAGAATGGACTGGCCAGCATCGCGGTGATCAAAGCCCATCTGGATGTCTTGGTGGAACGCTCCAACCGCACCAGAGCCACCACCGGTACCCTcctctcctcactccctcccctgtGTTAGGCAGGAGGGGCCCAGAGAAGCTTCTTCCCACCTCACAGGCCTCCATCTACTCTGGCACACCTTTCTCTCAGCCTCTGTGACCATTGTATTCAGCCCCTTTCTTTTCCAGGAGGCTCAAGATCTTCCCAGACCCCTTCAgcaccctcttcctcctcttccctcttgaGGACTGGCCCTTCCACCTTGATGCCCCCTCACGGACCTGTCAGATACAGGAGCCCCTGGTGCCCCCACTCCCCCTGTCAGCCTCTtcatctgccccctccccctgcccccgcctgTTACATCCCAGAGCATCCCCCGCCTGCAAATGGCTAGATAGAAGGAAACGTCCCACAATCCCAGTCCTAATCAGGCCCAGCTGCAGGGATGAGCCTTTGGGATTCAGGGCCTCATTCTTCCTAGTGCCTCCGAGAGTGACTGTACTCCCCAAGTTTCGAGTGGAGCTGGGCCAGCCCAACGTCCTCATCTGCATTGTGGACAACATCTTCCCTCCTGTGATCAATATCACCTGGCTGCGCAACGGTCAAATAATCAGCGAGGGGGTGGCCCAGACCAGCTTCTATTCCCAGCCTGACCATCTGTTCCGCAAGTTCTGCTACCTGACCTTCGTGCCCTCTGCAGACGACATGTATGACTGCAAGGTGGAGCACTGGGGCCTGGATGAGCCGCTCCTCAAGCACTGGGGTAGGAGCCTCTCCCCAACTCACTCTCCACAGACCCATGTTTCCTTTCACTGGACCTCCCtgaccctttctctctcccccaagaGCCCCAGGTGCCTATCCCAGTGCCAGACACCACCGAGACTCTGATCTGTGCTGTCGGCCTGGCTCTCGGCCTGGTGGGCTTCCTTGTGGGCACCATCCTCATCATCAGAGGCACATGCTTGTCCAGAGCCCGCAGGTACAGAGGCCCCAGGCATCTGGGGGCAGGAGAGTGGGTGGCTCTGAACAGGATGGGGTGGAGGATCATTCTTTGGGGAGCACTGGGGTCAGGGAAGGGTGACATAGACAAGTAGCAGGCAGAGAATAGAAGAGCAGAGGTGATGAGGGGGTGAGGTTTTGGGAAGGTGGGCGATCAGAGATAGGATCCCAGCAATGTGAGCTTGAACAACCTTGTTCATATGCTTTTTACCACTTTAGGTAATGAACCTTCTAAGAAAGAAAGATTGTGGGAGACGCTGTATGGATTCATGGCAAGTTTCTGACAGCCCTTGCATACTCAGTGCCTCAGTCTACTAAGTATATCCCTACTGCGCTGACTTTGGATGGGATCAAACCCTGTGCTATAGGTCTCCTCTTTTAGACCTGGTACTCATCGCAGGACTTGCGGGGCAGCAACTAGCTCCCCTtctcacccccaacacacacttttCTTGCTCTACCCAAAGCTCTGGCTAGCAGCAGTAAATGGTGTTTGTACTGTATCCTTCCTATAAGGTCCTGGCCAATTTTCCCAGGGTGTGAGGGATGCTAGGAACCTAGAAGAGGGGATTCCAGGTGATGACCATTGAGCAGGACCATTTCATACTGGGGACTGGCAGCCATCGTCAGGCCAATTCAGTTATGTCTTGTTCCATTTGAGTCATCCATTGTGTGTTAGTTGTGAATGGGCCATTTCACAAGGACTTCTTGAAATTTACTTACTGAATTCAGATTTGCCCCCAAAGGAGTTTTCAAGAGCGGAAACGTTCGTGGGAATTCTGCTCTTGTCCCGATTTACTCTGTAATGAAGAAGCCATACATATCCAGCCATGATTTACAATGTCATCTCCTTTTTCTACATCCCCTAGAGTCCCAGGCATGACAAAGAGAGGTCCAAGGCTTAGATAAGAGGCTTATTTCctgggacgcccgggtggctcagtaggttgaacatctgcctttggcttgggtcatgatcccggggtcctgggattgagtcctgcatctggctccttgcttcacggagagcctgcttctccctctacctgcctctccccccacttgtgcgtgctctctctctctctctctgtgtctctctctctgacaaataaataaaattaaaaaaaatctcaaaaaaaaaaaaaaaagagagggttACTTCCTTAACCTGGGGTCAGTCGTATCAGTAGAAGACCTGGTCACAGTTTTAGAGAGAGTTCAGGTGGATATCTCTTAGTGGTTTCCAAACTGAAATGTACATGAGAATCACTTGGGAGCCTTTAAAAAAGTACAGGCTTcacccagatctactgaattagaaccttgaggggtggggagagtggtAGCAGTCTGCAATTTTTAACGAGCTCCAGATGATGCTGACGCAGCCATCCTGGACTTAGACTATGGTCTGATAACTGGGACCCACTGACAGAGCCTGATGCTATTGGAAGAAGGGGGATCCCTGAGGTTGGAGGTGGTccaggaaggctttctggagaacCTGGGTCTTTTAGGCATAAAAGTTGAGGAAGATACAAGTAAGTAGGGGCAAAATGGGATTTGGCACTGTGAGAATTTGGTCCTAGAGAAGAAGGAAACCAAGAGATCATGAAGACACTGTAGATTTCCCAAGGGAGAATAAGTTGAAAGAATGGCCAGAGGACCCTGTTGGAAGTGGGGGAGGATTGTCCTAGTCAAGGCTTTTGTTTGCCAGTAACAGAAACCCTCTTAAGATGATCACAGATATAAGGAGAGGATATTTACAATAAAGACATAGGAGTGGTGCCCTGAACCCAAGGGTGGGTTTTAGCCAAGCCTTACAGGGAACAGAATGCAGAACTGAAAAGCCAGTAGAATCTAGAACAGcatttcttgctctctctctgggcCATATGGCCTGTGTTGTCCCTCTGCATGTTAGCTGCATTAACCATATTATTCTGCCTCTGAGGACTATCCTTTTCAGCTAACACGTCCACCTGCAGCTCCCGATTTTGTGATCACCTCAGCTCTACCCACCACCAACACTATTTCCCAATCACAATTTTAAATtcttggaaaaacaaatgaatgccCAAACTTGGGGCAGGTGTCCATCCCAGTCTGATGTACCATGACCAGAGGCACAAGATCCACGGTACAAACTCCTCTGAGGAGAGGGGTTGGATCATTCTCAGAGAAAGAAGAATGGGTTCATTCTCAGAAGACACCTCAAGCTATGTTTGTCCCCAATATGCCCTGATCtctgctgatcttttgcttaaaagTTAACTTGATCATCCTTGGAAAAGATCCTTCTCTGATCTCTGTCCTAATGTTAAATAAGGTCattaaaagtgttttcttttgaccagaagtggtttttttttcactATGCATATATTACGCAGAAGTCACTGGAACTTCTAGGAACAATTCAAAATCTTTTAGATTTATGTATCTACCttcaaaatcacatttttcttctagtttcaaGCAAGCAgtctcccatttaaaaaattgtcctcctatattcttttctttttttaaactttatttaattttttagttaacatacaatgcaatactggtttctggaatagaattcagtgattcatcacttacatacaacacccagtgctcatcacaagtgccctccttaatactcatcacccatctagtccatcccccacgaacctccctccatcaaccctcagtttgttctctatcattaagagtcacttaggtgggcacctggatggctcagttggttaagcgtctgccttgtgttaattttagccattctgacaggtgtgagctggtatctcatcatggttttgatttgtattcccctgatgatgagtgatgttgagtatcttttcatgtatctgttagtcATTTGggtgtctttggaaaagtgtctattcatgtcttctgcccatttcttaactgggttctttattttttgggtgttgagtttggtaaattctttatagattttggatattaagcctttatcagatacgttgtttgcaaatatcttctcccattttgccttttagttttgttgattgtttcctttgctgtgcagaagctttttatcttgatgaagtcccattagttcatttttgcttttgtttcccttgcctccagtgacTTGTCTAataagttgctatggccaagttTGAAGAGgttgttgctgcctgtgttctcctctaggattttgatggtttcctatctcacatttaggtctttcatccactttgagtctaCTTTAGTGTATAGTGTaagtaagtggtccagtttcattcttccacatgttgctgtccacttttcccaacaccatttgttgaagagactgtgtttttttccattggattttctttccttgtcaaagattagttgaccctatagttgagggtccatttctggattctctattctgttccattgatctatgtgtctgtttttgtgccagtaccatattgtcttgatgactacagctttgtaatacagtttgaaatccggattcgtgatgcctccagttttgtttttctttttcagaattgctttggctattaggggtcttttgtgattccatacaaattttaggattgtttgttctagctctatgaagAATGCCGGTGATCCTCCCATATCCTTGATCTGATCCCTTTCTGTGTCTTTTAGAATAGACATTCAATAGGTATTTTctaactctccctctttgcagggTTCCATCTACAGATGATGAGCATATTATATCTCTCATATAACAAGAACATCAAATTTCCTCTTTGTCCTATAACTCAGCCTCCCCACTCCTGCAAGTTCCTCCAGTCACTCTCTCTGAAAGAGTATTCTGCATGGGCTGTCTCCAGATCCCTTTTGctgatcctctctctctctctttctttttccccccacaacACCCTGTTCATGCTGTGTATCATAGAGTACACATACATTGTATCTTCTAACCCCAAATCTCATTTGGTAGATACTAatatcattccatttttaaataagaggaaactgaggcttgaacaAATTCAGTAACTTGTTCAAAGCAGCACAACTGTTAAGTGTCAAAGCAGGGAATAGAATtcaggtctgactccaaagcccatgctcttcgTGTTTTAGCAGATCAATGACCCACTGCATGGACCAGGAGGAAGCAGAACAGACATGGACATCCTCAGAATTTTCAGAAAACTAAGAGCTGAATGCAATTATTCACTTTGACTTCCTAATATTAAGAATGTCTATGTAGTGTTCCAAGGGAAGCTTGAGAAAATACTCATAGCTCTAATTTATGTTTAATGAAACAGGCCCATTGTGGTCAAGTGAATTGCTGTTCCTTTGATTCATTTATGCATCAATCCGTCCAATCAGATATAAATGGGCCCCTCTTGTTGCTTTAggcggggggttgggggcaggagtGAAAAAGCCAGACATAGCCTCTATCTCCAAAAGCTTATCCTTAGTGAAGGAAACATACAAACCACCAGCAAAAAGGATGTTTAATGAGAAATATGAGGTCTGCACATTGTGATGAGTTCTATGAAGAAAATTACACAGAATGAAGGATCTGATAAAGAGTGCCTGAAGGAGAGGGCTGGAGTCCTACTTTAGGAGGTGACAGGGAAACTGAGATGTTATTTATGAAGACCCACAGGCAGAGATCTGAGGAATGAGTGATTCAGTAAGAAAGAAGCATGATGGTCCTAAGGGCAGAACAAACTCCTGAGCTCATAGGAGGAGAGTTTAATAATGCTACTATAGCCAgaactttgtttcttctctttcacaTGGCTGCAGTTTTGTTCTTTATAACTAAATGCATtattcacctgtttttttttttatttttaaccttttgacccccttcactcatttctccCCCACTCACCCCCCCTTcaacaaccaccaatctgttcccTGTATTCAtgaatttgtggggttttttctttagattctacatataaatgaaatcatatggtatttgtctttctctgacttatttcacttcacataataccccagagatccatccatattgtcgcaaatggcaagatttcaatatttttttacagctaagtaattttccattgtatatgtatcaCAATTGATTGTTCCATTCACCCATCGATGAATTGATTGTTCCATTCACCCATCGATGGACACGCAGGTGGTTTCCATTGCTTTGCTATTATCAACAGTGCtcaatgaacatggggtgcacATAGCTTTTTGAATgagtgctttcattttcctcagaTGATATggaacaattttaatttttaacaaagttaTGCCATACACATAgtttgttggtttatttattttgcaaattcttCCTATCTCCAGCTGTTGAGACAATATTTCTGAGAGCCGTGGTTACCTCTAGTGGTGAAACCAGAGCCGGCAATTAAGCAGCCAAAGCCCTACAGTCATTTAACACCGGACCGGCTCTCTTTTAAGCACGTTCTTTGTTATCCTCTTCTGGAAGTTGTAGACGTCTAGTTAGTTTGATTATCCATCACCTTCCCTAAGCCGCATCTACAACCGCCATGCTGTCTGCAGTTCCTACAATGGCTGTTATCTCTCTGGGACAGGCCATGCATGGAGTCAGCCCTGACCAGCTGCCCGTTTTGGCAAACAGCATTTTCTCAATCACAGAGCACTCTCTTTTCAGGCTGCCAACTGCacagatttcttcattttaaatgggTTGCGGGGGAGGTCTTTCTAAATCCCCAAAATCTAGTGGTCTTTCACTTAGAGTCAGTACATTTTTGGTaacagagggttttttttaagattttatttatttatttatttatttgagagagagagagagagagagagagagagagagagagagagagagagagaaagaacagagggagtgggagagagagaagcaggctccctgatgagcagggagcccgatgcggggctcgattccaggaccccgggatcatgacctgagctgaaggcagccacttaactgactgagccaccaaggtgccccggTGCCAGAGGTTTAAAGGGAGTTGACGGACTAAGGTCAAGATGTGCTGGTCTTGAAAGTGGAGTGTCTTCATTATTAACTGCTACAACAGTCCTCTCTGGAAGCGGCATAATGACACTAGCGTTTGGAACTCCTTCTTGGAATCCTTGTTCCAGGTCAGCATTTGGTGGtgctacatttaattttttgggAACCCTTGTTTGCTGACCAGTACGTTCgctgtattccattttatactgAATTCGACCGATTTCTGCAGTGTCAGCcgtagagggagaaggaaatgctGCCCCAACTCCCTAGACGGGTCCCGCTACTGCTTGCTATTTGGCGCTCTCTGCTTCTGTGCTTCATATCAAATCCTTTAGCTTGCCTCAGTGTGCCTGTGCTGGATTTTGTCCCCCCGGGTCCCTGGCGAGTCTGCTGCCCACCTGCTCCCCGAGAGTGCGGGTGGCCGCTCTCAGAGGCCGTTGGCCAACTGCGTGGAGGCGCCTGGGCCATAAATCATACACATAGTTTAAACAGTCAAATAGTTCTACGAGATTTCCCAAAAACATCCAGTCTCCAGCCCTCTCTCCAACTATGTCCCCACCCCCAAGAGGTGATAACTTTCAGCTGTTTTGAACCAATTCTGTTGGTATTACCTCTTGTCTCTATATAACATGTTTGTGCtgctacatcttt
Above is a window of Zalophus californianus isolate mZalCal1 chromosome 7, mZalCal1.pri.v2, whole genome shotgun sequence DNA encoding:
- the LOC113926241 gene encoding HLA class II histocompatibility antigen, DO alpha chain, with product MVLSGGLVLGLHTLMSLLSPHETGAIKADHMGSYGPAFYQSYGASGQFAHEFDGEQLFSVELKKREAVWRLPEFGNLAHFDPQNGLASIAVIKAHLDVLVERSNRTRATTVPPRVTVLPKFRVELGQPNVLICIVDNIFPPVINITWLRNGQIISEGVAQTSFYSQPDHLFRKFCYLTFVPSADDMYDCKVEHWGLDEPLLKHWEPQVPIPVPDTTETLICAVGLALGLVGFLVGTILIIRGTCLSRARR